A genomic segment from Halomonas sp. GD1P12 encodes:
- a CDS encoding alpha-ketoacid dehydrogenase subunit beta, with amino-acid sequence MAKMNLLQAINGALDIAMAEDDKVICFGEDVGVFGGVFRATSHLQEKYGKARCFNTPLVEQGIIGFANGLAAQGSVPVAEIQFADYIFPAFDQIVNETAKFRYRSGDLFNVGGLTIRTPYGGGIAGGLYHSQSPEAYFTHTPGLKVVVPRNPYQAKGLLLAAIRDPDPVLFLEPKRLYRAATGEVPEEDYQLPLGQAEITREGGDITLVGWGAQMEVIHKAAELAEEQGIDCEVIDLRTLAPWDSDAVVESVLKTGRLVISHEAPLTGGFAGEIAATVAERCFLYLESPIRRVTGLDTPFPLVLEKEYLPDHLKIFEAIRESVDF; translated from the coding sequence ATGGCTAAAATGAATCTGCTTCAGGCGATCAACGGGGCGCTGGATATCGCCATGGCCGAGGATGACAAGGTCATCTGCTTTGGCGAGGACGTGGGCGTGTTTGGCGGCGTTTTCCGCGCCACCAGCCATCTTCAGGAGAAGTACGGCAAGGCGCGCTGCTTTAATACGCCGCTGGTCGAGCAGGGCATCATCGGCTTCGCCAACGGCTTGGCCGCGCAGGGCTCGGTGCCGGTAGCCGAGATCCAGTTCGCCGACTACATCTTTCCGGCGTTCGATCAGATCGTTAACGAAACCGCCAAGTTTCGCTACCGCTCCGGCGATCTTTTCAACGTCGGCGGTTTGACCATCCGCACGCCCTACGGCGGTGGCATCGCCGGCGGGCTCTACCACTCGCAGTCGCCGGAAGCCTATTTCACCCATACGCCGGGGCTCAAGGTGGTGGTGCCGCGAAACCCCTACCAGGCCAAGGGGCTTCTGCTCGCCGCGATCCGTGACCCGGACCCGGTGCTGTTTCTCGAGCCCAAACGCCTTTACCGCGCCGCCACCGGCGAGGTACCGGAAGAGGACTACCAGCTCCCCCTCGGACAGGCGGAGATCACCCGCGAAGGCGGCGACATCACGCTGGTCGGTTGGGGCGCGCAGATGGAGGTGATTCACAAGGCCGCCGAGCTTGCCGAGGAGCAGGGCATCGACTGCGAAGTGATCGATCTTCGCACGCTGGCGCCCTGGGATAGCGACGCCGTGGTCGAGTCGGTGCTAAAGACCGGGCGGCTGGTGATTAGCCACGAGGCGCCGTTGACCGGCGGGTTTGCCGGCGAGATCGCCGCCACCGTGGCCGAGCGCTGTTTTCTCTACCTGGAATCCCCCATTCGCCGCGTGACCGGGCTGGACACGCCGTTTCCGCTGGTGCTCGAAAAAGAGTATCTGCCGGATCACCTCAAGATCTTCGAGGCGATCCGTGAAAGCGTCGATTTCTAA
- a CDS encoding ABC transporter permease: MQANVESLRPGCSPRWLVPLGWLALLALAVFGMPYVDGFFRWVAPDARQVIYSRASFLDLLGRHLLVVGVAGAVTIVVGVLAGIGVTRRRGRDFLPLAGQLASIGQTFPPVAVLALAVPVLGFGTLPIIVALMLYGLLPILRNTLAGLQGVDVGTKEAALAMGMTQRQILWRVELPLAAPVILAGIRTSITINIATAALGATVGASNLGDPIISGIVNANMAYVLQGALLIALLALTVDSLFDLFQQALARRSAA, from the coding sequence GTGCAGGCTAATGTTGAATCGTTGCGCCCCGGTTGTTCACCGCGCTGGCTGGTGCCGCTTGGCTGGTTGGCGCTGCTGGCGCTGGCGGTCTTCGGCATGCCCTATGTCGACGGTTTTTTTCGCTGGGTTGCACCGGATGCCCGCCAGGTCATCTATAGCCGCGCCAGCTTTCTCGACCTGTTGGGCCGCCATTTACTGGTGGTCGGCGTGGCCGGAGCGGTCACTATCGTGGTCGGCGTGCTGGCGGGCATCGGCGTCACCCGCCGGCGTGGGCGCGACTTTCTGCCGCTGGCGGGTCAGCTTGCCTCCATTGGCCAGACCTTTCCGCCGGTAGCGGTACTGGCGCTGGCGGTACCGGTGCTGGGCTTTGGCACGCTTCCGATCATCGTTGCGCTCATGCTGTACGGGCTTTTGCCCATTTTGCGCAACACGCTGGCGGGTCTACAGGGCGTGGACGTTGGTACCAAAGAGGCGGCGCTCGCCATGGGCATGACCCAGCGACAAATTCTCTGGCGTGTGGAGCTGCCGCTCGCTGCTCCGGTGATTCTCGCCGGCATCCGCACTTCGATCACGATCAATATCGCCACCGCCGCGCTGGGGGCGACGGTCGGGGCGAGCAACCTGGGCGACCCGATCATCTCCGGCATCGTCAATGCCAACATGGCTTACGTCCTCCAGGGCGCGCTCTTGATCGCGCTGCTGGCACTCACCGTCGATAGCCTTTTCGACCTTTTCCAGCAGGCGCTGGCCAGGCGCTCCGCCGCTTAA
- a CDS encoding thiamine pyrophosphate-dependent dehydrogenase E1 component subunit alpha gives MTRFDHQPSFMTGDEFSIPTFGLLDPEGTLYDGATAPALERDHARRLYKAMLATRLLDERMLAAQRQGRLSFYMQCTGEEAAIVGATAALDERDMIMAQYREQGALMYRGFTIDEFMNQLFGNELDYGKGRQMPVHYGSRKLHYMTISSPLATQIPQATGYAYGQKLAGDGLCTLTFFGEGAASEGDFHAALNMASVHQVPVIFFCRNNGYAISTPAVEQFAADGIAPRAMGYRMHVIRVDGNDALAVFEATRQARVIAVEQNKPVLIEAMSYRLAAHSSSDDPSGYRAKSEEETWRLKDPVLRFRKWLTHQGWWSDDEQSELEESLRREVLETLKRAEKRAAPPLDSLITDVYAEVTPELTRQLDGLKRHIRRYPEAYPKGAKSLDLDIAPAASTDEEV, from the coding sequence ATGACACGCTTTGACCATCAGCCGAGTTTCATGACCGGCGACGAGTTTTCCATCCCGACCTTTGGCCTGCTCGACCCGGAAGGGACGCTTTATGACGGTGCCACGGCCCCGGCGCTCGAGCGCGACCACGCTCGGCGCTTGTACAAGGCGATGCTTGCCACCAGGCTTCTCGACGAGCGGATGCTCGCCGCCCAGCGTCAGGGCCGGCTGAGCTTTTACATGCAGTGTACCGGTGAGGAGGCCGCCATCGTCGGTGCCACCGCTGCCCTCGATGAGCGCGACATGATCATGGCGCAGTACCGCGAGCAGGGCGCGCTGATGTATCGCGGCTTCACCATCGACGAGTTCATGAACCAGCTGTTCGGCAATGAGCTGGACTACGGCAAGGGCCGGCAGATGCCGGTGCACTACGGCTCGCGCAAGCTGCACTACATGACCATTTCATCGCCTCTGGCAACCCAAATCCCCCAGGCTACGGGCTACGCCTACGGCCAGAAACTCGCCGGTGACGGCCTCTGCACGCTGACCTTTTTCGGCGAAGGCGCGGCCTCGGAAGGCGACTTTCACGCCGCGCTCAACATGGCGTCGGTCCACCAGGTACCGGTCATCTTTTTTTGCCGTAACAACGGCTACGCCATCTCGACGCCCGCGGTCGAACAGTTCGCCGCCGACGGTATCGCCCCACGGGCGATGGGCTATCGCATGCACGTCATTCGCGTGGATGGCAACGACGCGCTGGCGGTGTTCGAGGCGACCCGCCAAGCGCGTGTCATCGCCGTCGAACAGAACAAACCGGTGCTGATCGAGGCGATGTCCTATCGTCTCGCGGCCCACTCTTCGTCAGACGACCCGTCGGGCTACCGCGCCAAGAGCGAAGAGGAGACCTGGCGGCTCAAGGACCCGGTGCTGCGCTTTAGAAAGTGGCTTACCCACCAGGGGTGGTGGAGCGACGATGAGCAGAGCGAGCTTGAGGAGTCGCTGCGCCGCGAGGTGCTGGAGACCCTGAAGCGCGCCGAGAAGCGTGCCGCGCCGCCGCTGGACTCCCTGATTACCGACGTTTACGCCGAGGTGACCCCGGAGCTTACGCGCCAGCTCGACGGGCTCAAGCGCCATATCCGCCGCTACCCGGAGGCCTACCCGAAGGGCGCCAAATCGCTGGATCTGGACATCGCGCCCGCCGCGTCCACGGATGAGGAAGTGTAG
- a CDS encoding ABC transporter substrate-binding protein → MRSMVKPTLATLALALTTSAAQADDPVVVASKIDTEGSVLGELIIQTLEREGIPTENRLQLGATSVVRSAIEAGEIDLYPEYTGNGAFFFDMTDSPVWNDADQAFEAVRERDAQNGLVWLRPASANNTWAISVRGDLAEENDLKTLDDLAEYLEQGGEFKFAASAEFVESEQALPAFQNAYGFELSDDQLLVLSGGNTAATMRAAAQQTSGVNAAMTYGTDGGLNALNLVVLEDTKGVQPIYQPAPLVRESVLDTYPAIEESLEAVFETLDLETLQRLNADVAVNGLSPDQVARDYLDSLGD, encoded by the coding sequence ATGCGCTCCATGGTTAAACCCACGCTTGCAACGCTGGCGCTCGCCCTCACAACCAGCGCCGCCCAGGCCGATGATCCGGTGGTCGTCGCGTCGAAAATCGATACCGAAGGCTCGGTGCTTGGCGAGCTGATCATTCAGACGTTGGAGCGCGAAGGGATTCCGACGGAAAACCGTCTGCAGCTCGGTGCCACCAGCGTGGTACGAAGCGCCATCGAAGCCGGCGAAATCGATCTCTACCCGGAGTACACCGGCAACGGCGCGTTCTTTTTCGACATGACCGACAGCCCGGTCTGGAACGACGCCGATCAGGCCTTTGAAGCCGTGCGCGAGCGCGACGCGCAAAATGGTCTGGTGTGGCTGCGCCCGGCCAGCGCCAACAACACCTGGGCGATCAGCGTGCGCGGCGACCTGGCCGAGGAGAACGATCTCAAGACGCTGGACGATTTGGCCGAGTACCTGGAGCAGGGCGGTGAATTCAAGTTCGCCGCCAGCGCCGAGTTCGTCGAATCCGAGCAGGCGCTGCCGGCGTTCCAGAACGCCTATGGCTTCGAGCTGTCCGACGATCAGCTGCTGGTGCTTTCCGGCGGCAACACGGCTGCCACCATGCGCGCCGCCGCTCAGCAAACCAGCGGCGTCAACGCGGCGATGACCTACGGCACCGACGGCGGACTCAACGCGCTCAACCTCGTCGTGCTCGAGGACACCAAAGGCGTGCAGCCGATCTATCAGCCCGCGCCGCTGGTGCGTGAAAGCGTACTCGACACCTACCCGGCCATCGAGGAGAGCCTGGAGGCGGTGTTCGAGACGCTTGATCTCGAAACCCTGCAGCGCTTGAACGCCGACGTAGCGGTCAACGGACTGTCGCCGGATCAGGTGGCCCGCGACTACCTCGATAGCCTGGGCGACTGA
- a CDS encoding ABC transporter ATP-binding protein, with protein sequence MIELSHVSKRFGEATAVDDISLTVGQGKFCALVGTSGCGKSTTLRMINRLIPHSDGEITLNGEPLESFDPVKLRRRIGYVIQSTGLFPHWSVARNIGLVPRLLKWPAEKVNARVEELMGVFGLPVNEFAHKYPHQLSGGQAQRVGVARALAADPDILLMDEPFGALDPLTREKLQDELLRLQAKLHKTVVFVTHDMDEALKLADHLVVMRDGRIVQQGSPLALLQHPADAFVESMLGGLERGLKQAALTRVRDHMTSLGSAIPAHARIPGDFTLRQGLSMMMRDHCDRLTVVDSSDVPIGELTLRRLIKEAQTERGAHRAG encoded by the coding sequence ATGATCGAGCTCTCTCACGTTTCCAAGCGCTTTGGTGAAGCCACCGCGGTCGACGATATCTCGCTGACCGTCGGCCAGGGCAAGTTCTGTGCGCTGGTCGGCACGTCCGGCTGTGGGAAGTCGACCACGCTTCGCATGATCAACCGGCTGATCCCGCATAGCGACGGCGAGATCACGCTGAATGGCGAGCCTCTCGAGAGCTTCGATCCGGTCAAGCTAAGACGGCGTATCGGCTACGTTATCCAGAGTACCGGGCTGTTTCCCCACTGGAGCGTGGCGCGCAATATCGGCCTGGTGCCAAGGCTTTTGAAATGGCCCGCCGAGAAGGTCAACGCGCGGGTGGAGGAGCTGATGGGCGTTTTCGGACTGCCCGTGAACGAGTTCGCCCACAAGTACCCTCACCAGCTCTCCGGCGGTCAGGCGCAGCGAGTGGGCGTTGCCCGGGCGCTGGCCGCCGACCCGGATATTCTGCTAATGGACGAGCCGTTTGGCGCGCTCGACCCACTGACGCGCGAAAAACTCCAGGACGAGCTTTTACGCCTGCAGGCCAAACTGCACAAGACCGTAGTGTTCGTTACCCACGACATGGACGAGGCGTTGAAGCTTGCCGACCACCTGGTGGTGATGCGCGATGGTCGCATCGTGCAGCAGGGCAGCCCGCTGGCGCTTTTACAGCACCCGGCGGACGCCTTCGTGGAATCCATGCTCGGCGGGCTCGAGCGCGGGCTCAAGCAGGCCGCGCTGACCAGGGTGAGGGATCACATGACCTCGCTTGGCTCGGCCATTCCTGCCCATGCGCGTATTCCCGGCGACTTCACCCTGCGCCAGGGGCTTTCGATGATGATGCGCGATCACTGCGACCGGCTCACGGTGGTCGACTCAAGCGACGTGCCCATCGGTGAGCTCACGCTTCGCCGGTTGATCAAGGAAGCCCAGACCGAGCGGGGCGCTCACCGTGCAGGCTAA
- a CDS encoding ABC transporter permease: MPLRAVARLKAGARTLAPNAVLLTLSIVMLAALWLTSTVSVAPNRIVPGSTFGVVDAFGVVGALLISLLLLALAAMSLKAEPVNYQAMLLLVVLILLLMPFGLMVAGHLLIDPALAQARLGIGAGYWTLLFVLLLCLIELRLRLGLKRLATAALLVGVTLVWWLCARLWLDELALVQELHSRQSAFYAALSQHLVLVASAVGVSLVLGMTIALLMRRFTRVEKVGFALLNFFQTIPSLALFGLLLAPLAWLGANVTFLRDLGVSGIGNTPALVALIAYSLLPIARNTYIALGEVRPDTLEAATAMGMRPAQRFWQVRFPLALPVLLEGVRITTVQAVGLTAVAALIGAGGLGTFIFQGLGQAAMDMVLLGALPIVVMALIVDAGLGALAELTRHGGQA; encoded by the coding sequence ATGCCATTACGGGCAGTGGCCCGGCTCAAGGCCGGGGCGCGAACGCTTGCGCCCAATGCGGTACTGCTGACGCTTTCGATCGTCATGCTCGCGGCGCTTTGGCTGACCTCCACGGTCAGCGTTGCGCCCAACCGTATCGTCCCCGGTAGTACGTTTGGCGTCGTCGATGCGTTCGGCGTGGTGGGAGCGCTTTTGATCTCGCTGTTGCTTCTGGCGCTGGCGGCGATGTCGCTCAAGGCCGAGCCGGTCAATTACCAAGCGATGCTGCTGCTCGTGGTGCTGATTTTGCTGCTGATGCCCTTCGGGTTGATGGTCGCTGGTCATTTGCTAATCGACCCGGCGCTTGCCCAGGCGCGGCTCGGTATCGGTGCGGGCTACTGGACGCTGCTGTTCGTGCTGCTGTTGTGTCTGATCGAGCTTCGCCTGCGTCTTGGGCTCAAACGCCTGGCCACCGCCGCGCTGCTGGTCGGCGTGACGCTCGTCTGGTGGCTCTGCGCTCGCCTCTGGCTCGACGAGTTGGCGCTGGTACAGGAGCTCCATTCGCGTCAGAGTGCGTTTTACGCCGCCTTGTCCCAGCATCTGGTGCTGGTCGCCAGCGCCGTGGGCGTAAGCCTGGTACTGGGTATGACGATTGCGCTGTTGATGCGCCGTTTCACTCGAGTGGAAAAAGTCGGGTTTGCGCTACTGAACTTCTTTCAAACCATCCCCAGTCTGGCGCTTTTCGGGCTCTTGCTGGCGCCGCTTGCCTGGCTTGGTGCCAACGTGACTTTTTTGCGCGATCTCGGCGTGAGCGGCATCGGCAATACGCCGGCGCTGGTCGCGCTGATCGCCTATAGCCTGCTGCCCATTGCGCGAAACACCTATATTGCGCTGGGCGAGGTGCGCCCGGACACGCTGGAAGCCGCTACCGCCATGGGGATGCGACCGGCCCAACGGTTCTGGCAGGTTCGGTTTCCGCTGGCGCTGCCGGTGCTGCTGGAAGGCGTGCGTATCACCACCGTTCAGGCCGTGGGACTTACCGCGGTGGCCGCACTGATCGGCGCCGGTGGATTGGGCACGTTCATTTTTCAGGGGCTGGGCCAGGCCGCCATGGACATGGTGCTGCTCGGGGCGCTGCCGATCGTGGTCATGGCGCTGATCGTGGATGCCGGGCTCGGGGCGCTGGCCGAACTCACCCGTCACGGAGGACAGGCATGA